The Deltaproteobacteria bacterium DNA segment GGCCCGACGACGAAAGCCACTTGTTCGCGTGCCTGAACCCCCAATACTGCGCCGACCACATCTGATGCTGGCCCACGTCCACGCATACGATCACGTCCTCGTGCGTGAGCTTCGAGAGCCGACGGATCGCGTACTGCGGCTTGAGCTCGCTCGGGGTTCCGTCGGCGGCGTCCAGCGGATACTTCGCGCGGATCGTGTCGATCGCCGCGTACCACTCGGCACGGTCCGGCGGAGAGGGGTCCTTGTCCAGTTCCTCCAGCAGCGCTCGCAGCACATCGCGCACGTCGCCGACGATCGGCACGTCCACCTTGATGTTCTTTTCGATCTCGGCGGGGTCGATGTCGATGTGCACGATCTTCGCGTTCTGGCCGAACGATGTCTTGTTGCCCGTCACGCGGTCGTCGAAACGCACTCCAATCGCCAGCATCGCGTCGGCGCGGGTGATGGCCCAGTTGGCGTAGCTCGTGCCGTGCATGCCGAGCATGCCCAGCGATTTGGGATCGTCCTCGGGAAACGCGCCGAGGCCCATGATGGTCGTCGTGACCGGAGCGTTGATCCTGTGCGCGAGCTGCCGCAATTCGGCCGCCGCGCCGGAGCGCATCACGCCGCCGCCGCAGTAGATGATCGGCCGTTTCGACGCGCGGATCAGGTCGGCCGCGGCCTTGACCTGCTTCGGGTGGCCGCCTGTGGTCGGCTTGTAGCCCGGCAGATCGATCTCGGTGGCGAGCCTGAACTGGTGCATCGTTTTCGAGATGTCGGAGGGCACGTCGATCAATACGGGCCCCGGGCGACCGGTCAAGGCGATGTGAAACGCCTCCTTCACCACGCGCGGGATGTCGTGAACGTCCTTGATGAGGTAGCTGTGCTTCACGATCGGCAGGGTGATGCCGAAGATGTCGGCTTCCTGAAACGCGTCGGTGCCGATGTTGTAGCTCGGCACCTGGCCGGTCAGCACCACCATCGGGATCGAGTCCATGTGGGCGTTGCAGATGCCGGTGACGAGGTTTGTCGCGCCCGGCCCCGAGGTTCCGAGACACACGCCGACTTTACCCGAGGCCCGCGCGTAGCCGTCCGCCGCGTGCGACGCGCCCTGCTCGTGCCGTACGAGCACGTGCCGGATCCCGCTGTCGAGCAACCCGTCATAAATCTGTATGACGGCACCGCCCGGGT contains these protein-coding regions:
- the ilvB gene encoding biosynthetic-type acetolactate synthase large subunit, with translation MKINGATALIKSLEAEGVEVIFGYPGGAVIQIYDGLLDSGIRHVLVRHEQGASHAADGYARASGKVGVCLGTSGPGATNLVTGICNAHMDSIPMVVLTGQVPSYNIGTDAFQEADIFGITLPIVKHSYLIKDVHDIPRVVKEAFHIALTGRPGPVLIDVPSDISKTMHQFRLATEIDLPGYKPTTGGHPKQVKAAADLIRASKRPIIYCGGGVMRSGAAAELRQLAHRINAPVTTTIMGLGAFPEDDPKSLGMLGMHGTSYANWAITRADAMLAIGVRFDDRVTGNKTSFGQNAKIVHIDIDPAEIEKNIKVDVPIVGDVRDVLRALLEELDKDPSPPDRAEWYAAIDTIRAKYPLDAADGTPSELKPQYAIRRLSKLTHEDVIVCVDVGQHQMWSAQYWGFRHANKWLSSSGLGTMGFGLPAAIGAQIARPNDQVVLITGDGSIQMCIQELAVASAEKLPVKIFIMNNGFLGMVRQWQALMYNRRYSGVSLPPDAPPDFVKLAEAYGIRGMRITDVARFDQQAAEALAHDGPVLVDVRVAREENVTPMVKPGGHVHEQVEDEV